In Sorghum bicolor cultivar BTx623 chromosome 10, Sorghum_bicolor_NCBIv3, whole genome shotgun sequence, one genomic interval encodes:
- the LOC110430767 gene encoding uncharacterized protein LOC110430767 has product MARCAPERRHGGMNAASGGTRYTRLDTPVCGWTISQRAYISSVRIAVGRPMDVRQILHSPLRFGGVLGLLAELEPNVPRAAAHTQCKIDIEGAIVRPFCS; this is encoded by the exons ATGGCCAGGTGCGCTCCCGAGCGCAGGCATGGCGGGATGAACGCTGCATCTGGAGGTACAAGATATACGAGGCTGGATACTCCGGTGTGCGGTTGGACCATATCTCAACGAGCGTATATCTCCAGTGTGCGGATCGCGGTTGGGCGGCCCATGGACGTGCGGCAAATTTTGCACTCACCTCTCCGTTTTGGCGGCGTCCTCggcctcctcgccgagctcgaACCAAACGTGCCGCGGGCCGCGGCACACACCCAGTGCAAG ATAGATATTGAAGGTGCCATTGTAAGACCGTTTTGTAGCTGA
- the LOC8065768 gene encoding uncharacterized protein LOC8065768, with the protein MFPSSSASATAPRFLRPFTGATAVPRRAMAAASAGGPSDPSTPQQSSPTTKAVRVVVKGRVQGVFFRDWTVETARSLGLAGWVRNRRDGTVEALLSGDPDKVDEMVSRRIPVGPPAAVVTAVVPSPAEPVAPDEGFHRKPTA; encoded by the coding sequence ATGTTCCCCTCCAGCTCCGCCTCCGCCACGGCCCCGCGCTTCCTCCGCCCCTTCACCGGCGCCACCGCAGTACCCCGCCGCGCCATGGCGGCGGCATCCGCGGGCGGCCCAAGCGACCCGTCGACGCCGCAGCAGTCTTCTCCCACCACCAAGGCGGTGCGCGTGGTGGTGAAGGGCCGCGTGCAGGGCGTCTTCTTCCGGGACTGGACCGTGGAGACGGCGCGCTCCCTGGGGCTCGCCGGGTGGGTCCGCAACCGCCGCGACGGCACCGTGGAGGCGCTGCTCTCCGGGGACCCCGACAAGGTCGACGAGATGGTGTCCCGGCGGATCCCCGTTGGCCCGCCCGCGGCCGTCGTCACCGCCGTCGTGCCCTCCCCCGCCGAACCGGTCGCCCCCGACGAGGGCTTCCACCGCAAGCCCACCGCCTGA